The proteins below are encoded in one region of Bacillus vallismortis:
- a CDS encoding DUF4181 domain-containing protein: MLILLGFSLLRFPPEMMLVFFLFVINGFRTFMEWKYEREEKQYVHYLFSTFLSLIIFIYICICIFI, translated from the coding sequence TTGCTCATTTTATTAGGTTTTTCTTTATTACGCTTTCCGCCAGAGATGATGCTTGTTTTCTTTCTATTCGTGATAAATGGTTTCCGTACATTTATGGAATGGAAATATGAGCGTGAAGAAAAACAATACGTACACTACTTATTTAGTACTTTTTTATCTCTCATCATTTTCATTTATATTTGTATTTGTATTTTCATCTAG
- a CDS encoding flavin reductase family protein, giving the protein MYIFQADQLSAKDTYKLLSGAVIPRPIAFVTTLSSSGAVNAAPFSFYNVVSSDPPLLSISVNRAGGRQKDTARNAVENGEFVVHVSDEAIIEDINETAASLGPDESELTCTSLHSVESKAVSVPGIKEARIRFECTLERHMTFDNDQGVTTADLLIGRVVCFHLDEKVYDAKKGYVLTDELKPASRLAGNHYAKLGEEFTLIRPS; this is encoded by the coding sequence ATGTACATATTTCAAGCTGATCAGCTAAGTGCCAAAGACACATACAAGCTATTGTCAGGTGCCGTCATCCCCCGCCCTATTGCCTTTGTAACCACACTTTCTTCAAGCGGAGCGGTAAATGCCGCGCCTTTTAGTTTTTATAACGTTGTCAGCTCAGATCCTCCGCTTCTCAGCATTTCTGTTAACCGGGCGGGAGGACGCCAAAAAGATACAGCTCGAAACGCGGTGGAGAACGGAGAATTTGTCGTTCATGTCAGTGATGAAGCCATCATTGAAGACATCAATGAAACGGCGGCAAGCTTAGGGCCGGACGAAAGCGAACTCACATGCACCTCGCTTCACTCCGTCGAAAGCAAAGCTGTTTCGGTTCCCGGCATTAAGGAAGCCCGCATTCGCTTTGAATGCACACTAGAGCGGCATATGACGTTCGACAATGACCAAGGCGTCACCACAGCGGATCTGCTCATCGGCAGAGTCGTCTGTTTCCACCTCGATGAAAAGGTGTATGATGCAAAAAAAGGATATGTTTTGACTGACGAATTAAAACCCGCCTCAAGATTAGCAGGCAACCACTATGCGAAGCTCGGCGAAGAATTTACGCTCATTCGCCCCAGCTGA
- the cotG gene encoding spore coat protein CotG, producing the protein MGHYSHSDIKEAVKSAKKEGLKDYLYQEPQGKKRSHKKSCGSHKKSRSHKKSYCSHKKSRSHKKSYCSHKRSRSYKKSYCSHKRSRSHKKSYCSHKRSHSHKKSYCSHKRSRSHKKSYCSHKRSRSHKKSYCSHKRSRSHKKSYCSHKRRSRSCKKSYRSHNKPYYPDKKSHKKHYKKPHHHYRHKKDDDFHSKKEFWKDGNCWVVKKKYK; encoded by the coding sequence TTGGGCCACTATTCCCATTCTGACATCAAAGAAGCGGTGAAATCCGCAAAAAAAGAAGGTTTAAAAGACTATTTATATCAGGAGCCTCAAGGAAAAAAACGCAGCCATAAAAAGTCGTGCGGATCTCACAAAAAATCTCGCAGCCATAAAAAATCATACTGCTCCCACAAAAAATCTCGCAGCCATAAAAAATCGTATTGCTCCCACAAGAGATCCCGCAGCTATAAAAAATCGTACTGTTCTCACAAGAGATCCCGCAGCCATAAAAAATCGTACTGTTCTCACAAGAGATCCCACAGCCATAAAAAATCGTACTGCTCTCACAAGAGATCTCGTAGCCATAAAAAATCGTACTGTTCTCACAAGAGATCTCGCAGCCATAAAAAATCGTACTGTTCTCACAAGAGATCTCGCAGCCATAAAAAATCGTACTGTTCTCACAAGAGAAGATCCCGCAGCTGCAAAAAGTCATACCGGTCACACAACAAACCATATTATCCAGATAAAAAATCTCACAAAAAGCACTACAAAAAACCGCACCACCACTATCGCCACAAAAAAGACGATGATTTTCACAGCAAAAAAGAGTTCTGGAAAGATGGCAATTGCTGGGTAGTCAAAAAGAAATACAAATAA
- the cotH gene encoding spore coat protein CotH: MKNQSHLPLYQLFVHPKDLRELKKDIWDDEPVPAVMKINQKRLDIDIAYRGSHIRDFKKKSYHVSFFQPKTFRGAREIHLNAEYKDPSMMRNKLSLDFFSELGTLAPKAEFVFVKVNGKNEGVYLELESVDEFYLTKRRLAEGAIFYAVDDDANFSLMSDLERETKTSLELGYEKKTGTEEDDFYLQNMIFNINTVPKAQFKSEVTKHVDIDKYLRWLAGIVFTSNYDGFVHNYALYRNSETGLFEVIPWDYDATWGRDIHGERMAADYVRIQGFNTLTARILDEPDFRRSYKHLLETTLHSLFTIEYMKPKIMAMYERIRPFVLMDPYKKNDIERFDREPNVICEYILKRADYLKSELDVLS, encoded by the coding sequence ATGAAGAATCAATCTCATTTACCGCTTTATCAGCTGTTTGTTCATCCAAAAGATTTGCGTGAATTAAAAAAGGATATATGGGACGATGAGCCGGTGCCGGCTGTCATGAAAATCAATCAAAAAAGGCTGGATATTGATATTGCTTATCGGGGATCACATATCAGGGACTTCAAAAAGAAGTCATACCATGTTTCTTTTTTTCAGCCGAAAACATTCCGCGGCGCACGGGAGATTCACTTGAATGCGGAGTATAAAGATCCTTCCATGATGAGAAACAAGTTGTCTTTGGATTTTTTCTCAGAGCTTGGGACGCTGGCACCGAAGGCAGAGTTTGTGTTTGTAAAGGTGAATGGGAAAAATGAAGGGGTTTATCTTGAACTTGAATCCGTTGACGAGTTTTATTTAACGAAAAGGAGGCTGGCGGAAGGGGCAATTTTTTATGCGGTTGATGATGATGCTAATTTCTCTCTAATGAGCGATTTGGAAAGGGAAACGAAGACATCGCTTGAGCTTGGATATGAAAAGAAGACAGGGACTGAGGAAGATGATTTTTATTTACAGAATATGATCTTTAACATAAATACTGTCCCTAAAGCTCAATTTAAATCAGAAGTGACAAAACATGTGGATATCGATAAGTATTTGCGCTGGCTCGCCGGCATTGTATTCACCTCAAACTATGACGGGTTTGTCCACAACTACGCGTTGTATAGAAACAGCGAAACCGGATTATTTGAGGTGATTCCTTGGGATTATGATGCCACCTGGGGCAGGGATATCCATGGCGAGCGGATGGCTGCCGATTACGTAAGAATTCAAGGATTTAATACACTAACCGCCCGGATTTTGGATGAACCCGATTTTCGGAGGTCTTACAAGCACCTGTTAGAAACAACGCTCCACTCTCTTTTTACAATAGAATATATGAAACCGAAGATAATGGCGATGTATGAACGGATTAGGCCGTTTGTCCTGATGGACCCATATAAAAAGAATGACATTGAGCGTTTTGACCGTGAGCCAAATGTGATATGTGAATATATATTGAAAAGAGCTGACTATCTCAAAAGTGAGCTTGATGTGTTATCCTGA
- the alsR gene encoding acetoin biosynthesis transcriptional regulator AlsR, which produces MELRHLQYFIAVAEELHFGKAALRLNMTQPPLSQQIKQLEKEVGVTLLKRTKRFVELTAAGEIFLHHCRTALMQIDQAIELAQRTARGEHGHLVIGFVGSATYEFLPPIIREYRKKFPSVKIELKEIASYRQQEELLKGNIDIGILHPPLEHPELQIETTQSSPCILALPKQHPLALKTSIDITDLENEPIITLSKEAWPTLYTDFIQLCENAGFVPNIVQEATEYQMVIGLVTAGIGITIVPSSARRLFNLDVTYRSVDHFQLKAEWIIAYRKDSQNPVLGQFVDICKSVNDRK; this is translated from the coding sequence ATGGAGCTTCGCCATCTTCAATACTTTATCGCAGTAGCCGAAGAGCTTCATTTCGGAAAAGCTGCGCTTCGGCTGAACATGACACAGCCTCCTCTCAGCCAGCAGATCAAACAGCTGGAAAAAGAAGTCGGGGTGACGCTTCTCAAGAGGACAAAACGATTTGTGGAGCTTACCGCGGCAGGGGAAATATTTTTGCATCATTGCCGCACCGCATTGATGCAAATTGATCAAGCAATTGAACTGGCCCAGCGAACGGCTCGCGGCGAGCACGGCCATCTCGTCATTGGTTTTGTCGGATCAGCTACATATGAATTTCTGCCGCCGATCATCCGGGAATACCGTAAAAAATTTCCCTCTGTGAAAATTGAACTGAAAGAAATCGCTTCATACCGGCAGCAGGAGGAATTGCTCAAAGGAAATATCGACATCGGCATTCTCCATCCGCCGTTAGAACATCCCGAGCTGCAAATTGAGACAACCCAAAGCAGTCCATGCATCCTTGCATTGCCAAAGCAGCATCCGCTTGCATTAAAAACATCAATCGACATTACAGATTTGGAAAACGAACCGATCATCACCCTGTCCAAAGAAGCGTGGCCCACGTTATATACCGATTTTATTCAACTCTGTGAAAACGCGGGTTTTGTGCCGAATATCGTTCAGGAAGCGACAGAATATCAAATGGTGATCGGATTGGTGACAGCGGGTATCGGCATTACCATTGTCCCATCCTCGGCCAGACGGCTGTTTAATCTTGATGTTACGTATCGAAGCGTTGACCATTTTCAGCTCAAAGCAGAATGGATCATCGCCTATCGAAAAGACAGCCAAAACCCTGTACTGGGACAATTTGTTGATATATGCAAATCGGTAAATGACCGGAAATAA
- the alsS gene encoding acetolactate synthase AlsS, producing the protein MTKATKEQKSLEKSRGAELVVDCLVEQGVTHVFGIPGAKIDAVFDALQDKGPEIIVARHEQNAAFMAQAVGRLTGKPGVVLVTSGPGASNLATGLLTANTEGDPVVALAGNVIRADRLKRTHQSLDNAALFQPITKYSVEVQDVKNIPEAVTNAFRIASAGQAGAAFVSFPQDVVNEVTNTKSVRAVAAPKHGPAADDTISAAIAKIQTAKLPVVLVGMKGGRPEAIKAVRKLLKKVQLPFVETYQAAGTLTRDLEDQYFGRIGLFHNQPGDLLIEQADVVLTIGYDPIEYDPKFWNVNGDRTIIHLDEILADIDHAYQPELELIGDIPSTINHIEHDAVKVEFAEREQKILADLKQYMHEGEQVPADWKSDRVHPLEIVKELRNAVDDHVTVTCDIGSHAIWMSRYFRSYEPLTLMISNGMQTLGVALPWAIGASLVKPGEKVVSVSGDGGFLFSAMELETAVRLKAPIVHIVWNDSTYDMVAFQQLKKYNRTSAVDFGNIDIVKYAESFGATGLRVESPDQLADVLRQGMNAEGPVIIDVPVDYSDNINLASDKLPKEFGELIKTKAL; encoded by the coding sequence TTGACAAAAGCAACAAAAGAACAAAAATCCCTTGAGAAAAGCAGAGGGGCGGAGCTTGTTGTTGATTGCTTAGTGGAGCAAGGTGTCACACATGTATTTGGCATTCCAGGTGCAAAAATTGATGCGGTATTTGACGCTTTACAAGATAAAGGGCCAGAGATTATCGTTGCCCGGCATGAACAAAATGCAGCATTTATGGCGCAAGCAGTCGGCCGTTTAACTGGAAAACCTGGAGTTGTATTAGTCACATCAGGACCAGGTGCTTCTAACTTGGCAACAGGACTGCTGACAGCAAACACTGAAGGTGACCCTGTCGTTGCGCTTGCTGGGAACGTGATCCGTGCAGATCGTTTAAAACGGACACATCAATCTTTGGATAATGCGGCGCTATTTCAGCCGATTACAAAATACAGTGTAGAAGTTCAAGATGTAAAAAATATACCGGAAGCTGTTACAAATGCATTTAGGATTGCGTCAGCAGGTCAGGCTGGGGCCGCTTTTGTGAGCTTTCCGCAAGATGTTGTGAATGAAGTCACAAATACAAAAAGCGTGCGTGCTGTCGCAGCGCCAAAACATGGTCCTGCAGCAGATGATACAATCAGTGCGGCCATTGCAAAAATCCAAACAGCGAAACTGCCTGTTGTATTAGTCGGCATGAAGGGCGGAAGACCGGAAGCGATTAAAGCGGTCCGCAAGCTTTTGAAAAAAGTGCAGCTTCCATTCGTCGAAACCTATCAAGCAGCCGGGACTCTTACAAGAGACTTGGAGGATCAATATTTTGGCCGTATCGGTTTGTTCCACAACCAGCCGGGCGATTTATTGATTGAGCAGGCGGATGTTGTTCTGACAATCGGCTATGATCCAATTGAATACGATCCGAAATTCTGGAATGTCAATGGTGACCGGACGATTATCCATTTGGATGAAATACTGGCTGACATTGATCATGCTTACCAGCCGGAGCTTGAATTGATCGGTGATATTCCATCTACAATCAATCACATTGAACACGATGCTGTGAAAGTGGAGTTTGCTGAACGTGAGCAGAAAATCCTTGCAGATTTAAAACAATATATGCATGAGGGTGAGCAGGTTCCTGCCGATTGGAAATCAGACAGAGTGCATCCTCTTGAAATTGTAAAAGAACTGCGAAACGCAGTCGATGATCATGTGACAGTGACTTGCGATATCGGTTCACACGCGATTTGGATGTCTCGTTATTTCCGCAGCTATGAGCCATTAACATTAATGATCAGTAATGGTATGCAAACACTCGGTGTTGCACTTCCTTGGGCAATCGGCGCCTCATTAGTGAAACCGGGAGAAAAAGTCGTATCTGTCTCTGGTGACGGCGGTTTCTTATTCTCGGCGATGGAATTAGAGACGGCAGTTCGTTTAAAAGCGCCAATTGTCCACATTGTATGGAACGATAGCACATATGACATGGTTGCATTCCAGCAACTGAAAAAATATAACCGTACATCTGCGGTCGATTTCGGAAATATCGATATTGTAAAATATGCGGAAAGCTTCGGAGCAACCGGCTTACGCGTAGAATCACCAGACCAGCTGGCGGATGTGCTGCGTCAAGGTATGAACGCCGAGGGTCCTGTCATCATTGATGTACCGGTTGACTACAGTGATAACATTAATTTAGCAAGTGACAAGCTTCCGAAAGAATTCGGGGAACTCATAAAAACGAAAGCTCTCTAG
- the budA gene encoding acetolactate decarboxylase, whose amino-acid sequence MKRESNIQMLSRGQKEKPVSQIYQVSTMTSLLDGVYDGDFELSEIPKYGDFGIGTFNKLDGELIGFDGEFYRLRSDGTATPVQNGDRSPFCSFTFFTPDMTHKIDAKMAREEFEKEINSILPSKNLFYAIRIDGLFKKVQTRTVELQEKPYVPMVEAVKTQPIFNFDNVRGTIVGFLTPAYANGIAVSGYHLHFIDEGRNSGGHVFDYVLEDCTVTISQKMNMNLRLPNTADFFNANLDNPDFAKDIETTEGSPE is encoded by the coding sequence ATGAAACGTGAAAGCAACATTCAAATGCTAAGCCGCGGACAAAAAGAGAAGCCTGTGAGCCAGATTTATCAAGTATCAACAATGACTTCTCTATTGGACGGGGTGTATGACGGGGATTTTGAACTGTCAGAGATACCAAAATACGGAGACTTCGGTATCGGAACCTTTAACAAGCTTGACGGAGAGTTGATTGGATTTGATGGTGAATTTTACCGTCTCCGTTCTGACGGTACTGCCACTCCGGTCCAAAACGGGGACCGTTCTCCATTCTGTTCATTTACGTTCTTTACACCGGATATGACGCACAAAATTGATGCGAAAATGGCACGTGAAGAATTTGAAAAAGAGATCAACAGCATTCTGCCAAGCAAAAACTTATTTTATGCGATCCGCATTGACGGATTGTTTAAAAAAGTGCAGACAAGAACGGTAGAACTGCAAGAAAAACCTTACGTACCGATGGTGGAAGCGGTCAAAACGCAGCCAATTTTCAACTTCGACAATGTGAGAGGAACAATCGTAGGTTTCCTGACACCAGCCTATGCAAACGGAATCGCCGTTTCTGGCTATCACTTGCATTTCATTGACGAAGGCCGAAATTCAGGCGGACACGTTTTTGATTATGTGCTTGAAGATTGCACGGTTACGATTTCTCAAAAAATGAACATGAATCTCAGACTTCCGAATACAGCGGATTTCTTTAATGCCAATCTGGATAACCCTGATTTTGCTAAAGATATCGAAACAACGGAAGGAAGCCCTGAATAA
- a CDS encoding NAD(P)H-dependent oxidoreductase: MKILVLAVHPHMETSVVNKAWTEELSQHENITVRELYKEYPDEAIDVAKEQQLCEQYDRIVFQFPFYWYSSPPLLKKWQDLVLTFGWAFGAEGNALHGKELMLAVSTGSEAEKYQAGGANHYSISELLKPFQATSNLIGMKYLPPYVFYGVKYATQEEIALSAKRLTEYIQQPFA, translated from the coding sequence ATGAAAATATTGGTGCTGGCAGTTCATCCACATATGGAGACTTCAGTCGTGAATAAGGCATGGACAGAGGAATTGAGTCAACATGAGAATATCACAGTACGGGAGCTCTATAAGGAATACCCGGATGAAGCGATAGATGTTGCGAAGGAGCAGCAGCTTTGCGAGCAATATGACCGGATTGTCTTCCAATTTCCGTTTTATTGGTACAGTTCCCCGCCGCTCTTAAAAAAATGGCAGGATCTTGTGCTGACTTTTGGCTGGGCTTTTGGTGCAGAAGGAAACGCCCTGCATGGCAAGGAGTTGATGCTGGCTGTATCAACGGGGAGTGAAGCGGAAAAATATCAAGCGGGCGGAGCGAATCACTACTCAATCAGTGAGCTTTTGAAACCGTTTCAGGCCACGAGCAATCTAATCGGGATGAAATATCTGCCTCCATATGTGTTCTATGGCGTGAAATATGCAACCCAAGAGGAGATTGCCCTTAGTGCCAAACGGTTAACCGAATACATCCAACAGCCTTTTGCTTAA
- a CDS encoding DUF3892 domain-containing protein: protein MDQFEAVYEAYKDRETTAEQQQSVPPPGKEEIVAVRRNEEDNIIAVKTNIGRELDYPSALSEAKEGKLAHVDVFHKYGRDILRSEPDGLKENNLSELPDF, encoded by the coding sequence ATGGATCAATTTGAAGCAGTCTATGAAGCGTATAAAGACCGGGAAACAACGGCGGAGCAGCAGCAATCTGTTCCACCACCTGGAAAAGAAGAAATAGTTGCCGTCAGAAGAAATGAGGAAGACAATATTATCGCAGTGAAAACAAACATAGGTAGAGAGCTCGACTATCCTTCTGCACTGTCAGAAGCAAAAGAGGGAAAACTCGCTCATGTTGATGTCTTCCATAAATATGGTCGAGATATTTTGCGAAGTGAACCGGACGGTTTGAAGGAAAATAACCTGTCCGAGCTGCCGGATTTTTAA
- a CDS encoding SH3 domain-containing protein — protein sequence MKKTTKALSTLALAAGMTAASAGGAASTIHAQQPETTVSIDDLYSYPIDSYLVSAEALNVRSKASASSPKAGILHLGDSLKLISFSNADWAKIHYKNGKTGFVSTHYIVKAATTVKTKAKTNVYTSVEGKSIATLPAGTSVSFLGWSKTKKGGFDFDWVFVDYGGATGYMKTKDLHMSK from the coding sequence ATGAAAAAAACGACAAAAGCATTATCAACTCTAGCACTTGCAGCTGGAATGACTGCGGCTTCTGCCGGGGGCGCGGCGAGCACGATCCATGCACAACAGCCAGAAACAACTGTAAGCATTGATGATTTATACAGCTATCCGATTGATTCTTATTTGGTGTCAGCAGAGGCACTAAACGTCAGATCGAAGGCTTCCGCCTCAAGCCCTAAAGCAGGCATACTGCACTTAGGCGACAGTTTAAAACTGATTTCCTTCTCAAACGCAGACTGGGCAAAGATTCATTATAAAAACGGCAAAACAGGCTTTGTCTCCACTCATTACATTGTAAAAGCAGCTACAACGGTAAAAACAAAAGCAAAAACGAATGTGTATACATCCGTTGAAGGAAAAAGCATTGCAACTCTTCCAGCAGGCACAAGCGTTTCTTTTCTAGGCTGGAGTAAGACGAAAAAAGGCGGTTTTGATTTTGATTGGGTGTTCGTTGATTATGGCGGCGCGACAGGCTATATGAAAACAAAGGACTTACACATGTCAAAATAA
- the rbsB gene encoding ribose ABC transporter substrate-binding protein RbsB, giving the protein MKKAISVILTLSLFLLTACSLEPPQWAKPSHSGNKKEFTIGLSVSTLNNPFFVSLKKGIEKEAEKRGMKVIIVDAQNDSSKQTSDVEDLIQQGVDALLINPTDSSAISTAVEYANSVDVPVVAIDRSAEKGKVETLVASDNVKGGEMAAEYIADKLGKGAKVAELEGVPGASATRERGSGFHHIADQKLDIVTKQSADFDRTKGLTVMENLLQGHPEIQAVFAHNDEMALGALEAINSSGKDIAVIGFDGNKDALASIKDGKLSATVAQQPDLIGKLATEAADDILHGKKVKKMISAPLKLETQK; this is encoded by the coding sequence ATGAAAAAGGCTATATCCGTCATTTTAACATTATCATTGTTTTTATTAACTGCCTGTTCGCTTGAGCCTCCCCAATGGGCAAAGCCGTCACACTCGGGGAACAAAAAGGAATTCACCATCGGCTTGTCCGTCTCAACGCTTAACAATCCCTTTTTTGTCTCATTAAAAAAGGGCATCGAAAAAGAAGCTGAAAAACGGGGAATGAAAGTCATCATTGTCGACGCTCAAAATGATTCATCGAAACAGACGAGTGATGTGGAAGATCTAATTCAACAAGGTGTTGATGCGTTGCTAATCAACCCGACTGATTCTTCGGCGATTTCAACGGCAGTAGAATATGCAAATTCAGTCGATGTGCCCGTCGTCGCCATTGATCGATCCGCCGAAAAAGGAAAAGTGGAAACCCTCGTTGCTTCCGATAATGTAAAAGGCGGTGAAATGGCCGCGGAATACATTGCCGACAAGCTTGGAAAAGGTGCAAAGGTGGCAGAGCTTGAGGGCGTACCCGGCGCTTCTGCCACGCGGGAACGCGGTTCGGGATTCCATCATATCGCAGATCAAAAGCTCGACATTGTCACAAAACAATCAGCTGACTTTGACCGCACCAAAGGCCTGACTGTCATGGAAAACCTGCTGCAGGGGCATCCGGAAATCCAAGCTGTTTTTGCCCACAATGATGAAATGGCGCTCGGTGCTCTCGAGGCAATTAACAGCTCGGGAAAAGACATTGCAGTAATCGGTTTTGACGGCAATAAAGATGCTCTCGCTTCCATTAAAGATGGAAAGCTCTCGGCCACTGTCGCCCAGCAGCCTGACTTGATCGGCAAACTGGCTACAGAAGCCGCAGATGATATTTTACACGGAAAAAAGGTGAAAAAAATGATATCCGCGCCTCTCAAACTTGAAACACAAAAGTGA
- the rbsC gene encoding ribose ABC transporter permease RbsC gives MKTEQKRIHFDGVMQKLGPFLGLFILVIIVSILNPSFLEPLNILNLLRQVAINGLIAFGMTFVILTGGIDLSVGAILALSSALVAGMIVSGVDPVLAIILGCIIGAVLGMINGLLITKGKMAPFIATLATMTVFRGLTLVYTDGNPITGLGTNYAFQLFGRGYFLGIPVPAITMVLAFAILWVILHKTPFGRRTYAIGGNEKAALISGIKVTRVKVMIYSLAGLLSALAGAILTSRLHSAQPTAGESYELDAIAAVVLGGTSLSGGRGRIIGTFIGVLIIGTLNNGLNLLGVSSFYQLVVKGIVILIAVLLDRKKSA, from the coding sequence ATGAAAACGGAACAAAAACGGATTCACTTCGACGGAGTCATGCAAAAACTCGGCCCGTTTCTCGGTTTATTTATTCTCGTTATCATTGTATCTATTTTAAATCCCAGCTTTCTTGAACCGCTGAATATTTTGAACCTGCTTCGCCAGGTCGCCATTAACGGATTAATCGCGTTCGGCATGACCTTTGTGATTTTAACAGGCGGCATTGATCTTTCTGTCGGCGCTATTCTGGCTCTGTCCAGCGCTTTAGTTGCGGGGATGATTGTATCTGGTGTCGATCCGGTTCTCGCGATCATCCTCGGCTGTATCATTGGTGCCGTACTCGGGATGATCAACGGACTATTGATCACAAAAGGAAAAATGGCGCCCTTTATCGCTACGCTTGCGACCATGACTGTATTTCGCGGACTGACGCTTGTGTATACAGACGGAAATCCGATTACCGGACTTGGCACAAACTATGCTTTTCAGCTGTTCGGACGCGGTTACTTTTTAGGCATTCCTGTACCGGCGATTACGATGGTTCTCGCCTTTGCCATCCTTTGGGTGATTCTTCATAAAACACCGTTCGGACGCCGAACATACGCAATTGGAGGCAATGAAAAAGCTGCGCTCATCTCGGGCATTAAAGTGACGCGCGTGAAAGTGATGATCTATTCGTTAGCAGGGCTTTTATCCGCCCTTGCCGGCGCCATATTGACCTCCCGTCTGCATTCAGCACAGCCGACTGCCGGAGAATCGTACGAACTGGATGCTATCGCGGCGGTCGTCTTAGGAGGGACCAGTCTCTCGGGCGGACGCGGACGCATTATCGGCACGTTCATCGGGGTGCTGATTATCGGCACACTAAATAACGGGCTCAACCTGCTTGGCGTCTCATCGTTTTATCAGCTGGTTGTCAAAGGGATTGTCATCTTAATTGCGGTATTATTAGACCGCAAGAAGTCAGCATAG